The DNA region TAGTAATATATATTATTTGTGAATGTACATCTTGATATCACACTTCTAAAAAGTGACCCTATCCCCATGGGCCTCCTTTGAAACTGCACCCAAGAGTGACACGCAGAAAACCTGAAATCATTAACGCTCAATTCTGTCAATTAGAAATGCTTTGAGTTACACAGTTCAAATTAGAAAATGCTTTTACCTACACTGTTTAATGTGTGAGGACCAGCGTTACACCTGCACTGCCAATCTGCCTCTTAGACTCTTTATCTAAGGAAGTGCAGAGGAATACAGAGTTCAAAGAAAGTTTATTATTTAGAGAAACATGGACTGTGATGTTCtcctatttaaaaacaaagatttaTGAAAACACTTCTGGGATGAAGCCTGTAACACTAAGTATTTAACTGGAAATTCTTATAAAAGGAATAACGTTAAATCATATTAAGATGCTAGGAAGTTTAATCCCAGTAATGGTACAGTAAATTACAAAAGTGTTATTCTTCTGTAAAACCCTTCTTTTGTTTCTTATCTACAACATTTAAAAAGTCATCCATTTGCAGCCCATGCGAAATTTTGATTTGAGAATTTTAACAAGATAAATAGACATGTAAGTGTTTCATCATGCTGTTCATCCATCTGAGGCCCCTAGGATGAAATAGCCCATTCATTCTATTTTCTAAATAGTTCTTCCAAAGTACTTTAATAAAAGTTTGTTAAATACTCATGGAGGAAATGATAGAACcgaatttttaaatacaatgtTTTCAAGGTCAAGTGCTTCATTAGGGTTTTTACTTAGCCTTTTGACAAAAGGGTTCTCCAGCTActtcagagttttaaaaaatttgaatCATTAGTCTGCTTTATGcataaacatttatttcctttgggCAGAATCAAAATTTAGGCCATCCAACATCATATGTCATTTAGGTGGGGaggtattttgttgttttgtttgtttgtttttgttgcttaGGATGGACTCATACTGAGAGGCAGTGATAAGAGTTTAAGGTGCAAATAATAAAGTAAACATTGTCACTGGGAGTTATCACTGAACAGTGCAGAGAGCTCCCTTTGACTTAAACTGCAGAGGTTATCTGGCCTCAGTAATAATGAAGACATACAAATACAGGCAAGCTTAGAACTGCCCTTCAAAGGCTACAGATCTTCTAAGTATTTTTTAGTACACTGAGCTAGTGGCAGCGGTGAGTGTTGCCATGTGATTTAGTATGAGATTGTACTCTGAGCTGTTTGTTTGCTAATCTTGCTAGTCATAGGTTTtaacttctttctgtttttctccaaCCAGCACAGCTACTCTGCTGCCTTAAGCCACTAAAACTGTTTTacctgttttcttctctttacaCTTTTTCCACTTGTGACCAGCTCTTCACgtttttttaaattgatgttAATACAAGGAGTAACTAAGAATCACAGCACCTTGTTGTAATCTTAAAATCATAGatacatggaaaagaaatataaaacatatacCATCTGTGTAACAAATTATTTGAATGGCcctattaaataaaatgtacaaGGTAGGATTGCttacttattttgtttttgtcaaGTCTCAATATACTGTTACCattcccagctgcctcctggaaCTCTCCTTCATTTATGATGTCTTTTCTAGACCAGTTTGCCCCGgcatattaataaaaaaaataaaatagagatATTGAAAAGGCTACATCTgtgatcagaaaaaaaaaaaagaactaaataATTGAAATATACTGTGAGTAAATAATGTAATTGTCATTGTAATAGATCAGTGAGTATACTATAGGTCTGAGtataaaatgtttgaaaaataatCTGTAAGTATGTAAAAGCAGTAAAGGAACATGTCCCCTTTTAGCATATCAGAGGAGATGCTGTGTTTTAAGAGAAGCTTAATCTGGAAACAACACGTACCCTGAAAATGGTGTGTCAGTGCCCAGGAGGTCGTCTTACAGGAACACAGAAATGGTGAAAGTGCAGCTTTGCCTCTGCATTGCTTCAAGGTCAATTAATGGAGAGATAATATCTGGCTGCATAGTCAGTCTTAAATTGTATGAAAAATTCAGTTGAGAGTTGTAACTGGAGGAGGGAAATGTAATTAATGCTAATATAAAAATCaagcatttataaaatattagGCTGAAATATGCACAAAACCATTCATAATTCAGGAAATAGGGATATAGAAATAGAGAAATTAAGTTGTGTCTTCAGGAAGCATTCTTTTGGATGTCTGTAAAATGCAGGGCTTGGCAAATCTGTGTATAGttacaaataagaaaaaaatccttggcTAATGAGGATATACTGAAccagttaaatatttttatggcaCTTGTACATTTACAAGATAACTTGTACATGTGCAAAATTCTGTTGCTGGATCCTTTTTGGCAGCAGTTCTTCTGTCCTGTGAGTTTTCCTGTATCCACCTGAGCTTTCTCAGTGGTATGGTGTTAAGTTGCCCATCAGTTCTTTGCACATCCCACAAGTCCACAATCTTGAAATGGAAATGTGTCAAATAGTAGAACACGTACAAATAATACATCTCAAAGAACAGTAGGTTTGTGAGCAAATGAAATGCACTCTAAACAAAAAgatttgtattttgaaacaGAAGGGTGACCTATCTTAAACACCAAATGTTGATTTGGCCCATAGCAAGAACCATTCAGCAGCATGTTGCTGCAGGGTGAGACTTGTAGGAAAAAggggtcctgctgctccctaTTTGCTGATCCTGTTTCTTAAGCTAcattctgcttttgctgctaCTATGGCACTTCAGAGAAATCTGGTTAGTGTGTGAAATAATTGTATTTCTGCTGGAGTGCCCCACACCTGCAGTACCAAAGGCAGAGGACTGCcttgctgggctctgcagtgcttTGGGTGTTTTGTCCTAAGGACCTGTACATGAAGCCTGttacagcacagcaggaatCCACTGCTGTCACACTTGGATCAATGGAAGGAAACTTAAAACTTAGGCTGCCCATCTTAATTTGTCtaggctgcagtggctgcagtcACGTGGGACTGGGTTAGGTCAGTTCAAATTAATGGTTTAAGTGGTGTTAGCCAAGTGGTGGAAGTGCTGGTCAAACTCTGAGGTAGCTTTTGCAAGTTTTGTGGGAATGAGAACTGATCCCTATGCAGGGGTGGCACACCTGGCACACAGGGAATCACCCCAGGCAGTTCATCCTCTTCAGGATCTATGGATTGCTGATTTACTGAATGTTGATGGTAATGAACTTCAAGTAGACATTATTTATGCTGCCTTTAATTGAtactttgtttcctttcactTCTTTTGTGAGAAAGATTAAATTCCACCAatgttttttctgcttgtatCGTTCCTAGTTGATCTACTTCAGTTATGTTGACTAAATTGACCTCCTCTCCAAACAAACTAATGCTAATCTTTTAAATCTCTCCTTGTATGGATGACTGTCTCTGGTTTTCATCTGTTTATGACATTATCTGGTGATTTTCTGCTTCTGATATATCTTTTTTTAGATGGCTTCTGTTAGTGAGCACATGATTTCTGGAAAGGTTGGGCCATAGATTTATGTAATAGCATAGTATTTTAAGTCTGCATTAAAAAGAGATGGTGGTGAGctcctttcttttgtttatgCTGTCCCTTAAACTGATGACAATAGTTGCTAGGTCTTTTTTTGGCAGTAGCTGctcctttttaaatttcattggTAAGTAATAAAAGTCTTTATCTAGAACATATGTCAGTGTTTTCTGGTGGACATCCTAACTTATGTCTGGGGATTGGAGACCCTTCCATGCAAGGTGAGGTGTAGTTTGTGCTTCTTCAGGCAGAGGCCATCTCCAGGTCTCACACCACCTTTGAAAGCTATTCTCACTCAAGTTACTTAGCTAGACTCTCATCTTCCTTTTTTactctcctctctctccatcttcccCAAAATAACCCCTTGAGAGctatgaaaaaaaccagaaagcagCATTCCAGTCGTTGTAGCATTAGAATGGGTAGAGAGTCAATTGGTAAATAGTTTGGCTTTTTAATCTAAGATACAAAACAGTGTGGGGGAAGGTGCTCTAACAAGTGCAGCAAAATTTATACATGGTAAATGTACCCAAACATTAGAAGAAATGCATTAAACATGAAGAGACTGAAGTTTCAAACTGGATTGCGAGTTATGCAATATATTACAGATGTGTAATGTGGATCTAGGTTGACAGAACTTCAGTCCCTCAGAGTTCATCTTACAGTTTTAGAGGACTTCCATCGTTGCACAGCATTAGGTAAATGATATAAGAGCTTTTTGCCTACTGAGATTATCTTAATTTTCTTGAGTCATCCATTTTGAAAGAACAATAATGGTATGAGGATTTTAATAAAACCAGGTAACTTTCTAAAATTCTACTTCCACAACCTTGGGCATGCTTCTAGGGACAAGGGGATGAGATAAGAAATTGAACTCTGCATAAGAAAACCCTTTAACTGTTTGGACACAAGAATGCAGATCTACACTGCTCATTTGAATCAATGTTAatagttgtttggttttttttaatatagctGTGTCTGAACCTTCTTTTATTGCGAAAAGTGAAGATCGTTTGTTTAAGCATTTATTTGAAGACTATCAAAGATGGGTCCGTCCAGTGGAACGCTTGAATGACACAATAAAAATCAAGTTTGGTCTTGCAATCTCTCAGCTAGTAGATGTGGTACGTACAGTAAATAAGTTGTAGGTTTTTTCCACTAACTTTAAAAGGAGCATAATTTAATGTGAAATAATTGTGCCTGTTAAACACAATAGATTAAACTTCTTAAATTATTATCTGTGTAACAAAAATGCCCTGTAGATGGATATATAATGTTCTCATATAAACATACTTAGTGATTGGATTGCTTTCAGCagtgtgatttttatttaagtCACAGACCTCTGTGAACTAAAGCAGCTCTTTCCTGTGGACAGATTATTTTTTGTGATATATGCTCTATTTTACAGGATGAGAAAAATCAGTTGATGACAACAAATGTATGGTTAAAACAGGTATGTGTTAAATATTGATGAAAAATTCTGAAGCTTCATAACTGCAAATCAAAATTTGTGAGAAATTTGTCTAGTTAATTGTATATTCAAAAAACTTTGTTCTTgcatgaaattttatttcacataGTATCTTTATAGAATGTCTCTGGAAAAGCTTTAAAGGATTGATTGTGACAAACCTCTTAATAAAACTGTAACAACAGGGTAAATAAAAATTCactaaattaaaagaaatctgATATGGCATTGCATGGCCATTTAATATACCAAGGTGTATATATCCAACCATAAATTGCTGCTTCAGTACAAAAGTTGTCATTCAAAAGCTTTATTAAGAAAAGTATGGTTCATGTATTCTTCTGTATAATAGTTTTGAGGTCTTTTTCCTGTGGGATATTTGAAATTATGGATACACATTACTGAAGAATTCCAGTTTCAAAGTTAAATATGCTTGCTGgaaggaaatactttttttctcttaagaaTTTTTGAGTTTGGGCAGGAAAATGCCTCAAGCTTTGTAATTGTAAGAGTCCAGTGCTAAACTTAATTGCCACTATTTACTTGGGAAATGCTGCTCACAAGTCATTCTTGATTTAACTGAGAAGAATCTTTGCAGATGCTGGGCATACTTACTtatggaattatttttgtttaggCTGATtcccttctgtttgttttttttttttctcttttgcttccCATTCTGTTCTTTTCCAGTAACTGTAATTTTAGGCCAAGTTTTTGTTTTTAGGAAAACTTTGAGACTAGTCAGCAAATATGAGATGGCCATGTGTGTTGATGATTCTTTGTGCCCTCTTTAATAGTTTCTGCAGGCTTTCTTGAAACTGAACCAGTTTTAAGAGTTGGAGGATGATGGGGACTTTTTTATATAATGAAAATGTCTAAATTGCTTCTGATTAGCTTCCAGTCATTGGTATTTATCCAGAACAAgcttttttgaaatttaatttatacAATTAAATTACTTTATAATAGCTTTACTTATAAGTACATGCTCTGAAAATGGAACATCCTATCTTAAGCTTGGTACAAAAATATTATCAAGTAGTTCTtataacagaaaacaaatactgAGTGATGTAACTACATGCCTGTTCAGCCAATTCATTGTTCTATGCAAATTTTAGAAACCAGTTTGATTGTTGTTAATTGCCTTGTTATCTATTTTCATCTGGTATCACCCTGCTTAAATCCACTTCCCAATAATGATTTTTACATCTCACATATCCACAGGAATGGATAGATGTAAAATTAAGGTGGAATCCTGAAGACTATGCTGGAATAACATCTATCCGTGTCCCATCAGAGTCTATTTGGATTCCAGATATTGTGCTGTATGACAAGTAAGATGTGAATCTTTTCATACAAAATGCATTTACTTTATAACTTCACTGACCCAACAACTTCTAAGAGGCTCATTGGATAGACATAATGTGTACATTTAATGGGCTAAGAACTTGTGGGAGAACTTGCTTCTGAATGCAAATGGACTTTGTTGCCATGTTAAATGgtcaaatgtttttctttacttcTGAATGGAATTTCTAGTCCCTTTGAAAAGgttatttccattttgttgTGTAaactttttcttaattaaaaaaaatgtcttGCACAGTGCTGGGTATATATAGTGTAGAGTGGTGGGAGGGAAGCGACAAATTTATGCTGTTGTAGGTCATATTCAGCACTGGACTCAAAGTCAGGTACATTTAGCTGTAGAGGggtggttgggttggttttgggttttttcttttgagaatgAACAGATCTCAGAAACAGTAACTTTTGAATTAACCCTTCTCCACAACTCTGGTGCACATACAGTGCTTTTATGTTTCCTGACTTATCGAGTCAGGATAAAGGGCTGTTGCATGATTGTAAATTCAGGTTTGGACACAAGTAGTATTTTACCTGTTTCGTGATCCTTTTTCTTCAATAATTATGATTTTGCCAAATTTAAAAGTACTTATTCTGTCTTATTAGTAGAAACACCAGAGCTGGGTCATGCTGTTAAAGATCAGGATTTTGCAATCCTTTCATAAGTTGTTGGGACCATATAAAGTTGCACCAATCTTTTCAGGActtgaaaatattcttcagtCTTCCAAAGCTGTTTATCTATGTGAGAGTCAGATTAGAGGAGAAAAGTTGACAATGAAGACAATACAAAATTTTGTCTACCAAGGGATAGGCAGCTGAAATGATAATAACAAAgcataatttcttctttaaatacATCCCCACAGCCCATTGTAATTGCATGCAtttatctttcttctttcagtgCAGATGGACGTTTTGAGGGAACATCTACAAAAACTGTGGTAAAATATGATGGCACCATTGCTTGGACTCCCCCAGCAAACTACAAAAGTTCTTGTACTATTGATGTAACGTTCTTCCCCTTTGACCTTCAAAATTGCTCAATGAAATTTGGTTCATGGACTTACGATGGCTCACAGGTTGATCTCATTCTTGAAGATTATGATGTTGACAAGAGAGATTTTTTTGATAACGGAGAATGGGAAATAGTGACTGCAACAGGGAGCAAAGGAAACAGGACTGATGGATGCTGCTGGTATCCTTTCGTTACATATTCATTTATAATTAGACGTTTGCCACTTTTTTACACTTTGTTTCTCATTATTCCTTGTATTGGGCTTTCATTTCTAACTGTCCTTGTCTTCTATCTTCCTTCAAATGAGGGTGAAAAAATTTCACTCTGCACTTCAGTACTGGTATCTTtgactgtttttcttcttgttattGAAGAAATTATTCCATCATCTTCTAAAGTTATCCCGCTCATAGGAGAATACTTGGTGTTTACTATGATATTTGTGACCCTGTCCATTGTGATCACTGTCTTTGCTATCAACATCCACCACCGCTCCTCGTCCACGCACAACGCCATGGCACCCTGGGTGCGCAAGATCTTCCTGCACAAGCTGCCCAAGCTGCTTTGCATGAGAAGCCATGTCGATAGGTACTTTGCTCAGAAGGAGGAAACAGCAAACACAAATGGACCAGAATCATCCAGGAACACCTTGGAAGCAGCTCTGGATTCCATCCGCTACATTACGAGGCACGTGATGAAGGAGAATGAAGTTCGCGAGGTGGGTGTGTTAGTCCTGCTACACTCATTTTGTACAAGTGGAAATTAGGAAATCAAGTGCTTTACTGTGCAGTTGCATATTAAAGATGTGTTACAGATTTCTAGCTTTTGTACTTTGCTGAAAGCTGTGTAGTtgtttccacaggaaaaaagtgCAAATATGGTACAACACTGAGAATATTTGGCTGATACAGTATAGTATTTGGGGTCTTTAAAggtcttttgctttcttctagACATTCTTGTCATTGTGAGGTACTTGTCTGTGATGAGACAATGTACTGTAACTGTTCCCTAGAGCACTGTTGAGATGACAGAAGGAATTTTTCACTTTAATGTTGTACCTGAAGGCTATGTTGAAAAATGCATTTGCCTTGTATTTTCTGAATAAGTACTGCCAAGACTTACCTTGCAGCTTTTAATTCCAGTGCTCTAACTTAGATTAGTTTAAATACAGACTAAAGCCATATGTTGGTCATTTTGTGCTCAGATGAAACATGGACTCAATGACTTCCTAAGTGTTGTCTTCTACCCTTACTATTACTTGTTCCTAAGTTTTTTCAGAAGATGTCATAGGCTTTTTTCAGTCTGTGCATTTGCACTCTGAATTATCCTTAATGAATGTTTACAACATATGTGTAAGAGCATtagaaatctgttttctttacatGCTTTTTAAGCTAGCACCATTGATACATCAGAGACTTAAATGCTATTTCCAGTCTAGTGAAGTTTGTAGAAATATTGAAGTTTGTGGTGTACTGTCTGTTTCCGATGGCAAAGCCTGAGGTTCTTTCAGTCTCTATGGGAATTGCTGTCTTCAGAAGGCTCTGGTTGCTGAGAGTGTGTTCTCCCATACCAGACTAGGAGTACTGTGCCTGCCTTCTCAATACTTGATTCTGACATTGTCACCAGGGATGTGGCCtagatttttaataaatgtgtCTGCTGTGCTGTTAAAGCAGCATCTAATTACCCTGCATTGTATGAACAACAGAAATAGAATAGTTTGCTATTTAAAACATCATTTCCTGTAAATTAAGGGTTGACTGTGAGTGACAAgaagtattttgtttttcaggtgtAATGTTGTTGTTATTATAAACCTTGGAAATGAATATACAGCTGACTGGGGATTCACTTGTTTTATTATTACTGGGCTCCAGGGATTTAATTGCAAAAGTTAACAAACATGAGACAGCTAGTGCTATTGTAGCCTTACATCTTAGGAAGCATTAGGCTTGGAAAATGTGGATAGCTCCAGTTCAAATCCAAGACAATTGTTTAGCAGGTTTTTAATTTGCTTCCACAATTATTTCTTCAATACTTGCAAAACTGTGTATAGATATGAATAGTTGTATCAAAAAGGAAAGTAGTCTTGAAACTACTGTGCGTATTCCCCAGTGTATAATTCTGTGCAGCAGTAACTTTGCAGCTTTCAGCAATTGTTTGTAACACAACAGCTGCTCTGTactaacatttaaaaaaaaattattgtttgggacatttggttttggttttctgcttagttttttgttgtgggtttgtgtttttgattgtttggagtttttttacaacttttgctttcagctcctgctgaatTCCACATTATGATGTCATGTGCTGTGAATGCTGCACTGTGTTAGACAATGACAGACCAGTCTCGTCTCTATAAATGAGAATGTTTGGTGCTTCTCAGGGTCCATTTCTGCATCAAAGTCTACATACCTTATCAATCTTCTCAGAACACTGTTTCTGTTCTAACTCACAGTATAATTGTAAAATATTGTTCAAGAGGGCTATCGTATGGACATGGTTGAAGAAAGTGTACTTTGAAATAACTAAGAATTGCGATTTGATTCTGTTTTTACCTGTTCTTGCACACACTGAACAACTCTTGTGCTCTTTGTGTTTTAGGTTGTTGAAGACTGGAAATACATTGCTCAGGTGCTTGATCGAATGTTCTTATGGGCTTTTCTTCTGGTTTCAATAATTGGATCACTTGTGTTATTTATTC from Prinia subflava isolate CZ2003 ecotype Zambia chromosome 15, Cam_Psub_1.2, whole genome shotgun sequence includes:
- the CHRNA5 gene encoding neuronal acetylcholine receptor subunit alpha-5, translating into MAGRGARLRCGRPPPLLLLSWLCAPLLGQPGASLAAVSEPSFIAKSEDRLFKHLFEDYQRWVRPVERLNDTIKIKFGLAISQLVDVDEKNQLMTTNVWLKQEWIDVKLRWNPEDYAGITSIRVPSESIWIPDIVLYDNADGRFEGTSTKTVVKYDGTIAWTPPANYKSSCTIDVTFFPFDLQNCSMKFGSWTYDGSQVDLILEDYDVDKRDFFDNGEWEIVTATGSKGNRTDGCCWYPFVTYSFIIRRLPLFYTLFLIIPCIGLSFLTVLVFYLPSNEGEKISLCTSVLVSLTVFLLVIEEIIPSSSKVIPLIGEYLVFTMIFVTLSIVITVFAINIHHRSSSTHNAMAPWVRKIFLHKLPKLLCMRSHVDRYFAQKEETANTNGPESSRNTLEAALDSIRYITRHVMKENEVREVVEDWKYIAQVLDRMFLWAFLLVSIIGSLVLFIPVIHKWASIIVPTHIGSTNA